The sequence CGGCATTGGCGGTGAACGGTTTCTCACACAGCACGTGCTTGCCCGCGGCGAGGGCCGCCTTGGTCCATTTGCCGTGCATGCTGGTCGGCACCAGCACGTAGATGGCGTCCAGATCAGGATCGTCGACCATCGCCTCGTAGCTGCCGTATGCCTTTGCGATGCCATACTTGGCCGCGAAGGCCTCCGCGCTCGGAACATCGCGCGACGCGGCAGCCGCGATCACGACCTCGGGGTTTCCCTTTGCCGGGTTGATGATCGTCGTCGGTGCAAAGCTCGAAGCGCCCAAGATCCCGATCCGTATCGGGCCCGCCTTGTCGGGCATGGCTTCACTCTCCTATGTCAAGCCGTGCAGTCTTGCTGACCGAGTCCGGCTACTGCGACCGGTCCGCCTTACGCGACCCAGAGAGCGCAGATCCCCGGTCGCCGTTGCCGCCGCCAGCAACGGTCGCGGCCGCGCTAGGCGATACTAGAAGACCTTCTAACTACTACGTCAGAAATTGACAATATCGTCAATAGCGTCGGCGCGGTAGCAGTGCCGGTCGACATCATGTGACCCGGCATTCCTCCCTCAGCATGGCTCGCGAACCGGAAGGCCCGCGGCGCGGTAGATCGAGTCGATGACGGTCATGTTCTCGACGGCGTCCTCCGGCGTGGTCGGCACCGGCTCGCCCCGCAGAACCGCCGCCGCGAAGGCATCCAGCTGGTAGGCGTAGGTCGGCCGGCGCGGAAATCGCTCCACCCGATTTCTGCCATCAGCGCGTACCGAGAACCGGTGGAAAACGTGGGGCAAAACCGGGTTGAGGACCCGCAGCTCGCCACGATCACCGACCACGTTGACGCTTATCCTCAGCAGGTCGGAGGACCACATCGAACAACGAAGCCGGCCGATGTGGCCCTCGGGAAATCGCAACTCGGCCGTCATCGCCCGGTCCACCAGGGGATCACGCAATTTGGCGTGCGCCGAAACAACCTCCGGCGTCGAACCGCCGAAGGTCCGCAGCATGTGCACCGCGTAGCAGCCGGCATCCATCGTCGCGCCCCCGGCCAGTGCGTAGTCGTAGCGGATGTTCGAAAACCGCGGCAGCGGAAAGCAAAATGCGACGTCTACGCGTCGCAGCGTGCCGAGCTCACCGGCGGCGATGATCTCCTCCGCACGCAGTGCGAAAGGGTGATAGCGATAATGGAATGCCTCCATCACCACCTGATCCGACTTCGCCGCCAGATCGGCGACCTCGCGGGCTTCAGCCGCATTCGCCGTGAACGGTTTCTCGCACAGCACATGCTTTCCCGCTTCCAGCGCAGCCCGAGTCCATCTGCCGTGCAACCCATTTGGCAAGGGGATGTACACCGCGTCGACATCCGGATCGGCGATCATCGCCTCGTAGCTGTCATGTACCCGGTTGATCCCGTGCTTGGTGGCGAACTCCTTGGCACGTTCGACATCGCGCGCGGCCACCGAGCCCACCACGACGTCGGGGTTGGCCTTCGCCGGGTTGATCAGCGCCGCCGGAGCGATCTGGGCCGCTCCGAGCACGCCGATCCGCACCTGTTCTTTCACTAGCCGTCGAACTCCAGCAGCGTCAAGGACGCAATCGTTGGCCAGTTGGCACCAACCCACCACCGCAGCAACCGATGGAGCGGCGACACCCGAGTCTTCGACAACAGCGTGTCGAACAACGGTCCGCGGCCGCGCGGCAACCGAACGTCGTGCACCGCACGAACCCCGGGCACACTGTCGGCCAACCTTGCGCGCTCACGCCCGGTGAGGCTGAACGGCGTCAGGGGCCAATCTCCACGCAAAATCTTCCACAGCCGTGGACGGCCGGCCAGCAACGCCTGCGACTTGGGCGGCAGGTCGAACATCAGCTGCCCCCCGGGGAAGCGGCGTGCACATTCTCCGATCAGGTCCAGGGCCTCACCGGGCTCCAGGTACGGCAGTAAGCCTTCGGCGGTGACGAACACGCCGTGCCGAGCATCCACCTGATCCATCCAGGTGAAATCCAATACCGACTGGGCGCATGCCGCCATCCGCGGCGAAGTCGGTAGCAGCCGCTTCCGTAACTCGATGATCGGCGGCAGGTCCACCGTCAGCCAACGAAATTCATCGCTGTCATCGGCGGCATCGACGCGCCAGAAGCTGGTCTGCATTCCTTCGCCGAGGGCGACCACGGTGGCCCTGGGGTGGTCCGAAAGATAGGCGTGAGCTGCACGGTCGAATGCCA comes from Mycolicibacterium pulveris and encodes:
- a CDS encoding Gfo/Idh/MocA family protein translates to MKEQVRIGVLGAAQIAPAALINPAKANPDVVVGSVAARDVERAKEFATKHGINRVHDSYEAMIADPDVDAVYIPLPNGLHGRWTRAALEAGKHVLCEKPFTANAAEAREVADLAAKSDQVVMEAFHYRYHPFALRAEEIIAAGELGTLRRVDVAFCFPLPRFSNIRYDYALAGGATMDAGCYAVHMLRTFGGSTPEVVSAHAKLRDPLVDRAMTAELRFPEGHIGRLRCSMWSSDLLRISVNVVGDRGELRVLNPVLPHVFHRFSVRADGRNRVERFPRRPTYAYQLDAFAAAVLRGEPVPTTPEDAVENMTVIDSIYRAAGLPVREPC
- a CDS encoding class I SAM-dependent methyltransferase; the encoded protein is MSYAEITGSMTEVMPLPDTALVTLWCRASEARRADAIIDDPLAVSVVDSIEYDFSKFKLSADRQDLALRALAFDRAAHAYLSDHPRATVVALGEGMQTSFWRVDAADDSDEFRWLTVDLPPIIELRKRLLPTSPRMAACAQSVLDFTWMDQVDARHGVFVTAEGLLPYLEPGEALDLIGECARRFPGGQLMFDLPPKSQALLAGRPRLWKILRGDWPLTPFSLTGRERARLADSVPGVRAVHDVRLPRGRGPLFDTLLSKTRVSPLHRLLRWWVGANWPTIASLTLLEFDG